In Desulfitibacter sp. BRH_c19, a single window of DNA contains:
- a CDS encoding GNAT family acetyltransferase encodes MNEDIDEILILIQKRIKWMDENNISQWNKTNYLKYYPKNYYEELVSKGQLYVVKYGDLNSVIGAFALLEQDRCWNDSSQSYYIHNLVTDIGFSGIGATIIKFCEQIAIKHGKSKIRLDCQASNHKLNEYYSGLGFEYVGMVQEGNYNGIKLEKKLNL; translated from the coding sequence ATGAATGAAGATATTGATGAAATTTTGATACTTATACAAAAACGTATAAAATGGATGGATGAAAATAACATAAGTCAATGGAATAAAACGAATTATCTCAAATACTATCCCAAAAACTATTATGAAGAATTAGTATCAAAGGGTCAACTTTATGTTGTTAAATATGGGGATTTAAACAGTGTTATAGGAGCATTTGCATTATTAGAACAAGATAGGTGTTGGAATGACAGTTCACAAAGTTACTATATTCATAATTTGGTTACCGATATAGGGTTTTCTGGCATTGGAGCGACTATAATTAAATTCTGTGAACAAATTGCAATTAAACATGGTAAAAGTAAAATTAGATTAGATTGTCAGGCTTCAAATCATAAGTTAAATGAATATTATAGTGGACTTGGATTTGAGTATGTTGGAATGGTTCAAGAAGGTAATTATAATGGAATCAAACTAGAAAAGAAACTTAACTTATAA